The Filimonas lacunae genomic sequence TGCGGGAGAATGGTGGTGGAAGCATTGCCATCAGCACAAAACTGGCCCGCTACCTTTCAGATCATACTTTTAAAGTGGCGGATACCGTAGCTGCACAAAGCAGGCGGTTCCGTTATGGCAGGTATATACATCCCAGTTGGATTTACTGGTTAAGTATGCGGGTAACCAGCCATAAAAAAGACGATGGGCGTTATCATTTTGGCTATTACGAAAGGCATCATTTCAAGCCTTTGAACAAAAACCATTTTAACGGGCAGGTATATATATTACAGGGTGGCTTTACTTTTTCAGCTGCCACTATGTTTATTTCTGAGGTTAAAACCCAAAATAACATACACGTGGTTGGCGAGGAAACCGGAGGTGGCAATTACGGAAACTCCTCCGTTCATTTACCGGCTATTAAATTGCCTAACAGTAAAATGATGGTAGTGCTGCCTATGTATCGCATTGTGTTAGACAGCACCTGTACAAAAGATGGCAGGGGCATTACACCTGAAATTCCTGTTTATCCATCTTCGGTTGATATTCGCAAGGGTATTGATAGTAAAATGCAGAAAGTAAAAGACATTATTTCTGCCAGCCAACGTACTCCATAACATTGTAATCGTTATCCAGCACAATCATTTCCGCATCAGCCCCCTCTTTCAGCAAAAACTTATCTTTTACCAGGTTTAATAATCTTGCCGGGTAAAGGCTGCACATGCGCAATGCTTCGGGTAAAGAAATGCCAACCTGCTGCACCAGGTTTTTCACCGCTTTGTTCATGGTCAGGGCCGAGCCGCTTAATATGCCATTCACCACATATTTATCACCTTCCTGGTGATGCGCGTAATGGCCGGTGGCGGTTTCTGTTACGGCGTCGGTTATTACCAATAAACGTTCACCCATTATTTTCTTGGCTACACGTACTGCCGCAAAATCTACATGATGGCCATCTGGTATAATGGTAGCACGCACAACATCATGATCAAATGCCGCCCCCACCAAACCTGGCTGGCGATGTATTAAGGGGCTCATAGCATTGTATAAGTGTGTTACCAGTTCAACGCCATAATTAAAACTGTCAGTTGCCTGCTCGTAGGTAGCATTACTATGGCCCGCACTCACCACTACATTATACGAGCGGATAAGTGATACTATTTCCCGATTACATATTTCCGGGGCCAGGGTAATAATTTTTATCACATCCCTGCCATATTCCAGCAGTTCTTTTACCTGGCTTACCGTGGGTGCAAAAATGTATTCAGCTACATGC encodes the following:
- the nagA gene encoding N-acetylglucosamine-6-phosphate deacetylase, which produces MNNNTVAYTAQAVFTGNNLLQNYAVLTREGKIEKLLPLVSLDASIPVRDFGSATIAPPMIDLQLYGAGGRLLSEFPDVETLKTIVEHNRQTGTGYCLPTIATNSNEVLYKSIDAIRAYWQQSGRGVLGLHAEGPWISKDKKGAHVAEYIFAPTVSQVKELLEYGRDVIKIITLAPEICNREIVSLIRSYNVVVSAGHSNATYEQATDSFNYGVELVTHLYNAMSPLIHRQPGLVGAAFDHDVVRATIIPDGHHVDFAAVRVAKKIMGERLLVITDAVTETATGHYAHHQEGDKYVVNGILSGSALTMNKAVKNLVQQVGISLPEALRMCSLYPARLLNLVKDKFLLKEGADAEMIVLDNDYNVMEYVGWQK